The following nucleotide sequence is from Salvia splendens isolate huo1 chromosome 2, SspV2, whole genome shotgun sequence.
aaaacAGATTGAAGATCATCTTTTACTCTCTGAATCTCCTCTAGATCAGCCCCAGCCAAtaacatgtcatctacatacaagAGTAGATAAGCAACCATAGCTTCACCTGCTTCCTTTATGTAAACACATTCATCATAAGCTGACCTAAGAAAACCACTACTGACCATATGAGCATTGAACTTCATATGCCACTAACGGCTAACCTGCTTCAAGCCATAGATGCTTCTCTTTAACAGACAAACCTTTTCttcatctccagatttcacaaagcCCTTTGGTTGAGCCATGTATATGGTTTCCTTTAagtcaccatgcaagaaggctgtcttgacatcTAGTTGCTCAAGTTCCCAGTCATTTCTTGCTACAATTGCCAATAAAATCCTTATGGATGTATGCATCACCACAGGGGAAAACACTTTATCATAATCAATGCCATGTTCCTGTGTGAAACCTCTAGCCACTAGCCTGGCTTTGTATCTTACTTTATCTCCATCAACAACCTCTATCTTCTTCTTGAAGACCCACTTACAACTTATCACCCTCCTTCCATCTGGCCTCTCCACCAACACCCATGTACCATTTTTTAGTAGTGAATCAATTTCATCCACCATGGCTTGCATCCAAATTTCCCAGTCTTTACTCTACATTGCCTCCTCATAGGTTCTAGGCTCTGAATACTCTATATCATCTGCTACTATCAGACAAAAGAATAAGAACTCAGCATCAGAGTATTTGGTTGAAGGCTTTATATTTCTTTTAACTTTATCTCTGGCCAGCTTCCCGCTGCTCTGTACAACTGGACTGGAAGCCTGTGTTTGCTATGTTTGCTGCGGAGGTTGCACAATATTAGTAATCTCAGCTTCTTTATTCTGTTGAGTTTCCCCTTTCTCCACTTCAATCTCAGGGACTCTTTCATGCTCAATCTCAGAGACAACAGTTTTCTTCTTAAAAGGCAACTAATGCTTCCAGAAAATGAAATCTCTATTTATGATGATCTTGCCATTTCCAGGTTCTACACACCATAACCTGTACCCATTTACACCTGGTTGATATCCTATCATGATGCATATGAGAGCTCGAGCCTCCAACTTCCCTTGCTTGACATGTGCAAAAGCTCTACAACCAAAGGTTCTTAAGCTTTCATAATTTCCATGTCTGCCAAACCATCTAGCATCAGGAATGTCACCATCTATGCTTGATGATGGACACATATTCATTAGCTTTACTGCGGTGGAAGCTGCCTCAGCCCAGAATCTTTTCTCTAAACCGGCTGCCAGCAACATACATCTCACCCTTTCAAGAATAGTGCGGTTGGCCCTCTCTGCCACTCCATTTTGCTGTGGATTCATGGGGACTGTTCTGTGCCTTTTGATGTCTTTAGCTTTACAGAATTGATCAAATTCCCTAGACACATACTCCAAGCCATTATCAGTTCTAAAACAACCCAGCTTCAATCCCTTTTCAGCCTCCACTTCTGTGCACCATTCTTTGAACTTGAGCAGAGCCtctgacttttctttcaatATGTAGATCCAGATTTTCcttgagaagtcatcaatgatGCTCATGTAATATCTTCCTCCACCTATGGATTTCTCTTAAACTGGCCCCCATAAGTCACTATGGGCATAATCTAAGGGCTTTGAAGAAGTGTGCACTGCCTTTGGATAGGGCAGCTTCTTGCCCTTGCCTAATACACACTCTTCACATTCTGTTGGATCAGTCTTAGAATCCTTGCACTGCACAAGCCCTTTCTTGGCCAACTCTTTCACTGTACCCATGGCAGGGTGACCAAGTCTTGCATGCCAAACTCCCAGACGATAGGACATTGTAACATGAGCTTCACTTGAATTCAACATGATGATATTTGCAGTCATGTAATACAGACTACCCTTTCTTTTGGCCTTCATGAGCACCTTCTCATCCTTGCTCACTATCATTTCTCCATTCTCAGACACCACCCTACATCCCTTACTCTCCAAAGATCCTAGGGACACCAAATTCCTTttttacttctggaatatatCTGACAGAATTCAGGATGATACTTCGGCCATTCTCAGATCTCAACTTCACTGTCCCTATGCCTTTTACTTGACATATCTGGTTATTCCCTAGGATTACAGATCCCGTAACTTCTTTCAAATCGTCAAACCAGTGGAGATTAGGGCTCATgtggaagctgcaccctgaatccatgatccaagAGCCAGCCTCTATATGTTCCATGACATTCAAAGCCACTGGAGTGTCATCTTCCTCCACTGCTTGAGTGGAATTCACAACCTTTCCACCCAATTCTTGCAGCTTTTTCTTCCAACCGTAACAATCATTCTTCAAATGGCCAGGCTTTTTACACCAATGACAAGACCTAGTTTCTTTCTGATCATTCTGAGGATTCTTGAAGATTTCATTGAATTTCTTGAACGACTTCTTCCCCTTGAACTTCTTGATATTCAAACTCTCGGAGACCGAGTAAGAAAATCTTACTTCTCCCTTCTACCACTCCTTTGATCTCAAAGCTGATTGTACTTCAAGAAGTGCAATGGTTTTCTCACAGCCATACAGAATTGCATCGCGCAATTGATCATAACTATGAGGAAGCGCATTCAATAACAAtatggccttgtcttcatcacCAATAGAGACATCAATATTCTCAAGA
It contains:
- the LOC121776995 gene encoding uncharacterized mitochondrial protein AtMg00300-like, which codes for MIVSKDEKVLMKAKRKGSLYYMTANIIMLNSSEAHVTMSYRLGVWHARLGHPAMGTVKELAKKGLVQCKDSKTDPTECEECVLGKGKKLPYPKAVHTSSKPLDYAHSDLWGPV